The Hymenobacter oligotrophus genome has a window encoding:
- a CDS encoding NADPH-dependent assimilatory sulfite reductase hemoprotein subunit encodes MADTQQLSEVEHIKDASNYLRGTLRQSVRNPITGALYPDDTHLIKFHGSYQQTDRDLDSERKRQKLEPLYSFMIRVRVPGGVATPEQWLRMDELADTYANGTLKLTTRQTFQLHGVLKRNLPETIQGFNAVLMDSIAGCGDVNRNVMCGVNPSESRLHAQVYEVSRQISAHLTPRTTAYWELWLNGEQHLSTEPAQDEEPIYGKTYLPRKFKIALALPPYNDTDIFANDIGLIGIEENGELVGFNVAVGGGMGMTFGMPDTYPRLADLIGFVPTDMVVDVCEKIVTIQRDWGNRQNRKFSRLKYTIDKVGLETFRAELHQRLGYELAEARPYRFETSSDAFGWVESPDGRYHLTLYVEGGRVQNTEQVQLKTAMREVAAFHTGEFRLTGNQNVVIANIAPEHRARIEAVLVQYGALGPAQQRTALRLGSLACVALNTCSLAFAEAERYLPQLLDRLDAVIRANGLANEGILIRMTGCPNGCARPYLGEIGLVGRAVGRYNLYLGADHGGQRLNKLYREMLDEDGIVQELRPLLEAYAQHRQPSERFGDFVIRQGYVAATTHGQNFHA; translated from the coding sequence ATGGCCGATACCCAGCAGCTTTCCGAAGTAGAGCACATAAAGGATGCCAGCAACTACCTGCGCGGCACCTTGCGCCAGAGCGTGCGGAACCCCATTACGGGCGCGCTCTACCCCGACGATACCCACCTGATCAAGTTCCACGGCTCGTACCAGCAAACCGACCGCGACCTAGACAGCGAGCGGAAGCGCCAAAAGCTGGAGCCGCTGTACTCGTTTATGATTCGGGTACGGGTGCCGGGCGGTGTAGCTACCCCCGAGCAGTGGCTGCGCATGGATGAGCTGGCCGACACCTACGCCAACGGTACCCTGAAGCTGACCACGCGCCAAACCTTTCAGCTGCACGGCGTGCTGAAGCGCAACCTGCCCGAAACCATCCAAGGCTTCAACGCGGTACTAATGGACAGCATCGCCGGCTGCGGCGACGTGAACCGCAACGTAATGTGCGGCGTGAACCCCAGCGAATCGCGGCTGCACGCGCAGGTGTACGAGGTAAGCCGGCAAATCAGCGCCCACCTTACGCCGCGCACCACCGCCTACTGGGAGCTGTGGCTGAACGGCGAGCAGCACCTGAGCACGGAGCCGGCGCAGGACGAAGAGCCCATCTACGGCAAAACCTACCTGCCGCGCAAGTTCAAGATTGCCCTGGCGCTGCCACCCTACAACGACACCGACATCTTCGCCAACGACATTGGCCTGATTGGCATTGAAGAGAACGGCGAGCTGGTGGGCTTCAACGTGGCCGTGGGCGGCGGCATGGGCATGACGTTCGGCATGCCCGACACCTACCCACGCCTCGCCGACCTCATTGGCTTTGTGCCGACCGATATGGTGGTGGACGTGTGCGAGAAGATAGTCACGATTCAGCGCGACTGGGGCAACCGCCAAAACCGCAAGTTCTCGCGCCTGAAGTACACCATCGACAAGGTAGGGCTAGAGACCTTCCGCGCCGAGCTGCACCAGCGCCTGGGTTACGAGCTGGCCGAGGCCCGCCCCTACCGCTTTGAAACTTCGAGCGACGCCTTCGGCTGGGTCGAAAGCCCCGATGGCCGGTACCACCTCACTCTGTACGTGGAAGGCGGCCGTGTGCAGAACACCGAGCAAGTGCAGCTGAAAACAGCCATGCGCGAAGTAGCCGCTTTCCACACCGGCGAGTTTCGGCTGACGGGCAACCAGAACGTGGTTATTGCCAACATTGCACCCGAGCATCGCGCCCGCATTGAGGCCGTGCTGGTGCAGTACGGCGCGCTCGGCCCTGCGCAGCAACGCACCGCCCTGCGCCTAGGTAGCCTGGCTTGCGTAGCCCTGAACACCTGCTCGCTGGCATTTGCCGAAGCTGAACGCTATCTTCCGCAACTCCTTGACCGCTTGGATGCTGTTATCCGGGCCAATGGCCTGGCCAACGAAGGTATCCTAATCCGCATGACGGGCTGCCCCAACGGCTGCGCCCGCCCCTACCTAGGCGAGATTGGCTTGGTAGGCCGGGCCGTGGGGCGCTACAACCTGTACCTTGGCGCCGACCACGGCGGCCAGCGCCTGAACAAGCTCTACCGCGAGATGTTGGATGAAGACGGCATCGTGCAGGAGCTCAGGCCCTTGCTCGAGGCCTACGCCCAACACCGTCAACCCTCCGAACGCTTCGGCGATTTCGTAATCCGTCAGGGCTACGTAGCCGCCACTACCCACGGCCAAAACTTCCACGCCTGA